The following DNA comes from Acidobacteriota bacterium.
AAGCTGATTCGGCCACCAGCGGTGACAACTGGTGCGACCGGCAAACAAATCCAGTTTTTGTTCTTTGATTCGGTTTTCCATCTCACCCCGCTCGCAATAGACTAATGTATAGAGCGTTTCTGGATCATGCGTGAGGTTGGTGGCGACAAAACGTGGATTGGCCCCATCGGCACTGTGTTCCGCCTTGACAATGAGCCGTCGCTCCTGCTGCCAACTATGAGCCGCATACTGACACTCCCCAAATAACCGGTGTTTGGTTTGGGTCGTTTCAAACTGGAATTTGGCTTGCTTGATCACGTCCTGGTTGAGTCGCAATAATCGCTCATTCTTGGCCATCCCCACCACGTACTTCACTTCCTGGCGATCACACTGAAAAAAATCACGTAAAATTGGCTCTCCCGCAATTTCGCTGATACTCAACCAGCTACCGGATAAAATACTCCTCAGGTAGATCGGAGTGGAAACAGGGCAGAACTGAGGGGTGAATCTGGAATCAATGATTTTGATGGTACCAGCGGAAGCCCAACTTGAGATGGAATCTGTCAAAAGGGAGGTAGAAAGATGCCACTTTACGCAAAGAATGCGCAAAAGACCCGCCAAAACCAGTCAACCGTGACTGAACTGTTGCGGTGTTAAGGAAAATTCGAACTCAAAGCCTGAAATCTATCAATCGGTTTTGATAAGGATAAGATGAGTTTAAAAGTTAATTGGGAACGGTATATGAAAAAAGCTGGTCTTTGGTTGCCTTACAGTATCTGCTCACTTCTTTTGTTACTGCTGAATATTTCGCCAACTGACGGTTGGAATCATTCACAACGCAAAAACAAATTGAAAACATCAGCAGATATACTGACAGATGCTGTCAATAAAGGTGACTTTGCTGCGGTTAAGAAAGTGCTTCAATCCGGAAACATCAATGCCAGAAATAGCCAGGGAGAAACTGCTCTCATTGTTGCCACCCTAAAAAATGACTTTGAGATGGTAAAATATTTGCTTTCTATCGGAGCAAATGTGAACCAGGAAATTGAACATCCGACACAACGCCGCTCAAAAAAAGACAATTGTGATTGTCCACCAATTGATGTTGGGGCAACTCCGCTCATTTATGCGAGAGATCAGAAAATTGTGCGATTGCTGCTTGATGCTGGAGCAGATGTCAATGCACGTACCTCTGATGGAGATACAGTATTGATAAGAAGTGCCAGTTACGCAAGTCGTGAAGTGATAGGCGCATTGTTGAACGCCGGGGCAAATGTCAATTTACAAAACACTACTGGTGATACAGCACTCCATTCCGCTGCATTTAATGGCCGCAGCGATATTCTCCAAATGTTGCTTGGTGCCGGAGCAACGGTGGACACCTCAGATATCGGAGGGTATACAGCACTTATCTGGGCCGCCAGCAACAACCACGGTGAGGCGGTGAGAGTTCTTCTCAAATTTGGCGCAAATATGAATGCGGCCAATAACGATGGATATACCGGACTGATACTCGCGACGGTTCACGGATATCAGGAAACGGTTAAAGTGTTGATAGAAGCCGGGGTGGATTTGAATATTCAAACGAAGGAGAAAGGTTATAGCGCGCTCCATATTGCAGCACTTAACGGACACGAGCCGGTCGTTGAAACCTTGTTGACAGCCGGAGCGGATACAATGCTTAAAACCAAGAATCGGGAAACGGCACTTCAGATTGCCGAACGACGGAATGCAGAGCGGCGCGGGTTTGCTGGGATTGTCCGATTGCTTCAGTCTGCAAATACAAGAAAGTAGCCAAACTCGCTTGATGGTTGTTTCATTGTTGCCCAAGAAGTTTCGGCTCTTTGGTATTTGCCGTGAACCCCAGCTTTTTGAGCAAAACCTACGCCTGTAAATTTTTTAGAACCAACCTCTGTTTTTGAGGTTATATTCCTGCTTCTACCGGATTTTGTGTTATGCCAGGTCAACGTTGGAAATAAAGAACTTGTCAGTACCACCCGCGTCAGTGGGTGGGGTTAGAAGCAAGCCAGCCCACCCACTGACGCGGGTGGTACTGACTGATTGGCTCTTCTGATTTGTCTCCAACACAAAATCCGGTAGAAGCAGACTTATTTCCCTGTCTGATTTTCGGGGAGCATTATAGCCCAAAGTGGTATTACCCAACGTGAGGCAAAATCAGGCACAAATCCCCAAACTCATGGCTGAGATACCCTGTTTGTTGGGCATGGAACATGGCTGCTTTCAGTAACGGTTCATCCACAAAACAGCCCAACAACCGGAAATGGGTTTCCGTGGCTTCATGCATTCCAGAGAGAATCCCATCAACCACCTGCCGCTGAATTCCTGGATGCAAGATCAAATCAGTCATCCCGGTTCCAGCGACCAGTTTTCCATGGGTGGCATAATTTCCTTCAAGTGCCCGAGTCACCGAAGTTCCAATCGCAATCACCCGTCCGCCCTGTTCCTGGGTTGAATGGATTGCCTCAATGGTCGCGGGTGGAATGTCATACCGCTCTGGAAGTGGAAGCATCGCATCCAGCACCGGGTCACCGCTGGCTGAAATCCCGGCGGCGTGGGTGAGCGCCGCCAGGTTCACTCCGTGGCGCATCAGGTCAAGCAGAAGTTTCCATTGAAGTGATTTCCCCGCTGAGGGCATCTCCATCGCCCAGGGGCGCGAGGCATAGGCGGTCTGCACATCCCACAATTCCAGGTCGCTATTCAGATGCGAATACTGGATTGGATGCCCGGCTCGATACATTTCGCGCCACGTCGCGGACTCATCCAGATTGAACTCAAGCTCCACACTCCGAGGTGATAAAACAGAAGTTTCAAGGACGTATGCCTGGAGCGGTGAACCTTCAATCTGTAATCGTGCCCCGGCTTTTAAAATCGGCGGGTTCACCCGGTCTTCCGTGCGAGTTCGCCAGTTTCCTGCGCCCAGGAGAACCGCCAGGAACCGGGTCCCGTGCTGGTGGCAAATCAGTCGAACCTCAAGCTGCTCCTTTGCTTCAGTCTGGGCAAAAAAGGAGGCGGGCACCGTTGCCGCATCATTAACAATGACCAGATCGCCGGGATGTAAAAAACTGGTCAGGTCGGCCACCTGGGCATCTGTCCACGATTGGGTTGTCCCATCAATCACCAGGAGCCGATTGTCCAGCGGTTGGCTTCGTGGCCAGCGTGAAGGTTTCATAACACCTCCGAAGCCAGAAACCGTGTTCCATTGGCAATGGACTCAAGGTGTTCCAGCCGAGAAATGATTTTTTTGGCAACTGTTGCGGGTGAATCGAGGGTCGTCGGATCCGCTTCGGGCAGGGCATCAGCGTGCATTTGGGTATCCATTTCACCTGGATCAACACTGAGGACCTTGATTGGTGTTCCCTCAAACTCAGTCGCCCAAATCCGGGTCAAATGGTCCAGGGCAGCTTTACTTACGCCGTAGGCGCCCCAGTTCGGATAGGCCGACGCAGCGGCATCGGAAGAAATGTTGAGGATGAGACCTCCACCGCGCAAAACCATTGAACCCGCCACGGCTTTGGTCAGGCGAAACGGGGCCAGCAGGTTGGTTTCCAGAACGTGGCCGAAATCTTCGCATTCGGTATCAAGCAGCAAGGGCATTGGGAGCGGCCCCAGGGTGCTGGCATTATTGATTAACACATCAACCGGTCCGGCCAGCTCTGCCGCCTGGGCGACAATCGGGTAGATGGCTCGTTTATCAGCCACATCCGCCTGAATGGCAAAAGCGATGCCTCCCTGCTGGCGAATGATTTGAACGGTTTCTTCAAGCGAAGCTGCATCGCGGGCAACCAGGGCCAGCCGGGCGCCGCGTTCAGCCAGGTGAAAGGTCAGTGCCTGACCGAGTCCACGGCTGGCACCTGTGATCAAAATTGACTTTCCTGAATAGTTCATACGGTATCTCCTTTGGTTGCCCATACCGTATCAGGTCTTGCCAGCAATGAAACTTTCTTGCTAATACACTGTCAAAAGGTTAGTTTCTTGTCATGAGCGAACAAACCGACATTTCAACCAATTTAGCCGCCAACATCAGGCGATTGCGTGAGTTGCGCGGAGCAACCCAGGACAGGCTGGCCCAACTTTCGGGCCTTCCCCGGCCAACCTGGGCCAATCTTGAATCAGGTTCGGCCAATCCAACCGTTTCGGTCCTGGTCAAAGCCGCCGCGACTCTTCAGGTTTCAGTCGAGGAACTCATCAGCCCGCCCCGATCTGAAGGCCGGCTCTATCACGCGACTGAAATTCCGATCAAAAAACGGGAAGGTGTAACAGTGCGCAAACT
Coding sequences within:
- a CDS encoding ankyrin repeat domain-containing protein — encoded protein: MKKAGLWLPYSICSLLLLLLNISPTDGWNHSQRKNKLKTSADILTDAVNKGDFAAVKKVLQSGNINARNSQGETALIVATLKNDFEMVKYLLSIGANVNQEIEHPTQRRSKKDNCDCPPIDVGATPLIYARDQKIVRLLLDAGADVNARTSDGDTVLIRSASYASREVIGALLNAGANVNLQNTTGDTALHSAAFNGRSDILQMLLGAGATVDTSDIGGYTALIWAASNNHGEAVRVLLKFGANMNAANNDGYTGLILATVHGYQETVKVLIEAGVDLNIQTKEKGYSALHIAALNGHEPVVETLLTAGADTMLKTKNRETALQIAERRNAERRGFAGIVRLLQSANTRK
- a CDS encoding helix-turn-helix transcriptional regulator, which produces MSEQTDISTNLAANIRRLRELRGATQDRLAQLSGLPRPTWANLESGSANPTVSVLVKAAATLQVSVEELISPPRSEGRLYHATEIPIKKREGVTVRKLLPDSLQNMELDRMELPPRSRMSGVPHRPGTREYLTCETGQVEIALTGEKWILQPGDVFVFRGDQRHSYFNPGDETAIAYSVILLGAQGPF
- a CDS encoding SDR family oxidoreductase; the encoded protein is MNYSGKSILITGASRGLGQALTFHLAERGARLALVARDAASLEETVQIIRQQGGIAFAIQADVADKRAIYPIVAQAAELAGPVDVLINNASTLGPLPMPLLLDTECEDFGHVLETNLLAPFRLTKAVAGSMVLRGGGLILNISSDAAASAYPNWGAYGVSKAALDHLTRIWATEFEGTPIKVLSVDPGEMDTQMHADALPEADPTTLDSPATVAKKIISRLEHLESIANGTRFLASEVL
- a CDS encoding transposase; its protein translation is MAKNERLLRLNQDVIKQAKFQFETTQTKHRLFGECQYAAHSWQQERRLIVKAEHSADGANPRFVATNLTHDPETLYTLVYCERGEMENRIKEQKLDLFAGRTSCHRWWPNQL
- a CDS encoding S-adenosylmethionine:tRNA ribosyltransferase-isomerase — its product is MKPSRWPRSQPLDNRLLVIDGTTQSWTDAQVADLTSFLHPGDLVIVNDAATVPASFFAQTEAKEQLEVRLICHQHGTRFLAVLLGAGNWRTRTEDRVNPPILKAGARLQIEGSPLQAYVLETSVLSPRSVELEFNLDESATWREMYRAGHPIQYSHLNSDLELWDVQTAYASRPWAMEMPSAGKSLQWKLLLDLMRHGVNLAALTHAAGISASGDPVLDAMLPLPERYDIPPATIEAIHSTQEQGGRVIAIGTSVTRALEGNYATHGKLVAGTGMTDLILHPGIQRQVVDGILSGMHEATETHFRLLGCFVDEPLLKAAMFHAQQTGYLSHEFGDLCLILPHVG